A stretch of Microcoleus sp. bin38.metabat.b11b12b14.051 DNA encodes these proteins:
- a CDS encoding helicase-related protein yields MIGEDFGRLFEVGFNVGILAYIQRENISHSFGDSYRLDLQQLQLPKMMAEITREANLLGSLDAKIVEKWSLFFIQKGFLGGLNFFREYIKSTGWTLNTSQILYFQCSLNCANSIRTQNDDKTEVFKAFKKLLSQFKMVKPNLSDDEINSYIRRYKEKGEFLQADTLILLQNGRDFRILCVDLSVFTPPLAAGKVENLNEIEVMRKSLLREISYLRSKSVFSNLRIDTSTLGVDFSEELKRYFTAFKYKDKESAKLIQAGSYAHSFYGFLQTTKMIGDDAEVLLNVVGYSDRTINAISLRSDKIDILANCAKIYHQEAKGKEINAARGEVLDAIQLNAARSFQNGQQFVKDLLTIGKSSTPVCHPERIDNFVNSIDIISDKLADDLQISRGLHLRDAHAELIVKALQSHETYLFLTGNPGIGKTTAIANFLKSHIDDGFLFLYVSPRKQVNLDIIEKFRDKNTGLLCDNRLFCVNSSSDIIDGNYGKCTVNYVANNHHENFQQKNVQFINDGAETQRNKSQKPQLERKSETVIKPKTGKKDGVLSSVCDAIYTRINCKTSNNIVATVSIQSLKVTETGKNTLQHLDKIFQDAYNKRDKGVIPARMQEISSRIKHIFIMIDEITGDDGGVDFLHGIGRLLNKYELHHPKHGFNTKIIVADASIVDPDVITQHLDDTSPEPDKIYFKKLPKKSEEIPPLQVTPFEFKRLAAKVINTNSYPASSLEITYKVFVEAVKFTEDTALNPKNDLVKSVQSQMIEDINQRLGIPGVEQIIVYIQDKRRLGELIERIQNEREFKRYIDYLEVHANISEEEKEQIQKCKNKVKVIFMTASGSRGLSFPKTKHILVDIPRFQIEKNLMEVIQVIYRGRGEDEDGNTLDGEAKELVFYLSDTAVYYADDVELSLQESKLSLLNLLLILKTAVMTRIVGYGYLGREKFLMIPIGGKSVSAVGDTFSSKIAGLIKILKSEHRRHRGNMALKEVYEGLEELLSRAEFVLPKSDESREKGNSYLEMREDFNRKFLQMCSPLDGLLGYGNLEMGHVCGGLLIVPLAAQSLDENYQMRLNNEIKNCLDNQLLENMYRIRDSKSSPENVKSAIRGGAIELLQFLNGDLEKTQYFQQQSQQFDRYYAIPLFAFVSGEEMQEYFAQTKLEEPEDRLFRDILSAYVRSTYPIDSVMPIGHKYHEFPFIVFRSYSLEQSREKMFTDKYLLSSNELNVLNLILSKKSQ; encoded by the coding sequence ATGATTGGTGAAGATTTTGGACGGCTGTTTGAGGTGGGATTCAATGTTGGCATTCTGGCGTATATTCAGCGCGAAAATATATCCCACAGTTTCGGTGATTCCTATCGTCTAGATTTGCAGCAACTCCAATTACCAAAGATGATGGCGGAAATTACCAGGGAAGCTAATTTGCTGGGTAGTTTGGATGCTAAAATTGTGGAAAAATGGAGCCTATTTTTTATTCAAAAAGGCTTTCTCGGTGGGTTAAATTTTTTCCGGGAGTACATCAAATCTACTGGGTGGACTTTAAACACATCGCAAATCTTGTACTTTCAGTGTAGTCTTAATTGCGCTAACAGTATTAGAACTCAGAATGACGATAAGACAGAAGTTTTTAAAGCCTTTAAGAAGCTATTATCTCAGTTTAAAATGGTGAAACCGAATTTATCAGACGATGAGATTAACTCCTACATCCGTCGCTACAAGGAAAAAGGTGAGTTTTTGCAGGCTGATACGCTGATTTTGTTACAGAATGGTAGAGATTTTAGGATTCTGTGCGTTGATTTGTCGGTGTTTACTCCCCCGTTGGCTGCGGGAAAAGTCGAGAATCTCAACGAAATAGAGGTGATGCGGAAGTCTTTGCTCAGAGAAATTAGCTATTTGCGATCGAAAAGTGTTTTTTCTAATTTGCGAATTGATACTAGCACATTAGGTGTTGATTTTTCGGAGGAGTTAAAACGCTATTTTACGGCTTTTAAGTATAAGGATAAGGAAAGCGCTAAGTTGATTCAGGCTGGTAGCTACGCTCACAGCTTCTACGGTTTTCTGCAAACAACTAAGATGATTGGTGATGATGCTGAGGTTTTGTTGAATGTTGTCGGTTATAGCGATCGCACAATCAACGCAATTTCCCTCCGCAGTGATAAGATTGATATCTTGGCGAATTGTGCCAAAATCTACCATCAGGAAGCGAAAGGTAAAGAGATTAACGCTGCTCGCGGCGAAGTTTTAGATGCGATTCAACTCAACGCGGCTCGCAGTTTTCAGAATGGCCAACAGTTTGTCAAGGATTTGTTAACTATTGGCAAAAGTTCTACGCCTGTGTGTCATCCAGAGCGGATTGATAACTTTGTCAATTCCATTGATATTATATCAGATAAACTGGCAGATGATTTACAAATTTCTCGCGGACTACATCTGAGAGATGCTCACGCCGAATTGATTGTGAAAGCACTGCAATCTCACGAAACTTACCTGTTTTTGACTGGAAATCCGGGAATTGGGAAAACAACTGCGATCGCAAATTTCCTCAAAAGCCATATTGACGATGGCTTTTTGTTCCTTTACGTCAGCCCCCGCAAGCAAGTAAACTTAGATATTATCGAGAAATTTCGAGATAAAAACACTGGTTTGTTGTGCGACAATAGATTATTTTGCGTTAACTCAAGTTCCGATATTATAGACGGAAATTATGGAAAATGTACAGTAAATTATGTTGCAAATAATCATCACGAAAATTTTCAACAAAAAAATGTCCAATTCATCAACGACGGTGCGGAAACACAGCGAAATAAATCTCAAAAGCCGCAACTTGAAAGGAAATCAGAAACAGTAATTAAGCCTAAAACTGGTAAAAAAGATGGAGTTTTAAGTAGTGTCTGCGATGCAATATATACTCGCATCAATTGCAAGACATCGAACAATATCGTGGCTACCGTTTCTATTCAGTCTTTGAAGGTGACAGAAACAGGAAAAAATACCCTCCAGCATTTAGATAAAATATTTCAAGATGCTTACAATAAGCGGGACAAAGGTGTCATCCCAGCTAGAATGCAGGAAATCTCCAGCCGCATCAAACACATTTTCATTATGATTGATGAAATTACGGGAGACGACGGCGGCGTTGACTTCTTACATGGAATTGGTAGGCTGCTTAACAAATATGAGTTGCACCACCCAAAACACGGTTTTAATACTAAAATTATTGTAGCCGATGCTTCGATTGTTGACCCGGATGTGATTACACAACACCTCGATGATACCTCGCCGGAACCGGATAAAATCTATTTCAAAAAGCTACCCAAAAAATCCGAGGAAATCCCACCACTACAGGTTACTCCTTTTGAATTCAAACGATTAGCTGCCAAAGTTATCAATACAAATTCTTATCCCGCTAGCAGTTTAGAGATAACTTATAAGGTATTTGTAGAAGCTGTAAAATTTACTGAAGATACTGCTTTAAATCCCAAGAATGATTTAGTTAAATCCGTACAGTCTCAAATGATTGAGGATATCAATCAGCGGTTAGGAATACCGGGAGTTGAACAAATTATCGTCTACATTCAGGATAAGCGAAGATTGGGAGAGTTGATTGAGAGAATCCAAAATGAGCGAGAATTTAAGCGCTATATCGATTACCTGGAAGTCCACGCGAATATCTCGGAAGAGGAAAAAGAACAGATACAAAAGTGCAAAAACAAAGTTAAGGTAATCTTCATGACTGCATCGGGAAGCCGCGGCTTGTCTTTCCCGAAAACGAAGCATATTTTAGTAGATATTCCCCGCTTTCAGATTGAGAAAAATCTGATGGAGGTGATTCAAGTTATTTATCGGGGGCGCGGGGAAGATGAAGATGGTAATACGCTAGATGGTGAAGCTAAGGAGTTGGTTTTTTACTTGTCTGATACCGCAGTTTACTATGCTGATGATGTGGAACTTTCGCTACAAGAAAGCAAGTTGAGTTTGTTGAATTTGCTGCTAATTCTGAAGACGGCGGTGATGACGCGGATTGTGGGATATGGATATTTGGGTAGGGAAAAGTTTTTGATGATTCCGATTGGTGGAAAGTCGGTTTCGGCTGTGGGCGATACTTTTAGCAGCAAGATTGCGGGTTTGATTAAAATATTGAAAAGCGAACACCGCCGCCACCGAGGAAATATGGCTCTAAAGGAGGTTTATGAGGGGCTGGAGGAGCTTTTGAGCCGTGCGGAGTTTGTTTTGCCAAAATCTGATGAGTCTCGTGAAAAGGGCAATTCTTATCTGGAAATGCGGGAAGATTTTAATCGCAAGTTTTTACAGATGTGCAGTCCTCTTGATGGTTTACTGGGTTATGGTAATCTAGAGATGGGTCATGTTTGTGGCGGTTTGTTGATAGTGCCTTTGGCTGCTCAAAGCTTGGATGAAAACTATCAAATGCGCTTGAATAATGAAATTAAGAACTGTTTAGATAATCAGTTGCTGGAAAATATGTATCGGATTAGAGATAGTAAATCTTCTCCTGAGAATGTAAAATCTGCTATTAGGGGTGGTGCGATCGAGCTTTTGCAGTTTCTCAACGGCGATTTGGAGAAAACTCAGTATTTCCAGCAGCAGAGTCAGCAGTTCGATCGCTATTATGCTATACCTTTGTTTGCTTTTGTCAGCGGGGAGGAGATGCAGGAGTATTTTGCACAGACGAAGCTGGAGGAACCGGAAGACAGGCTGTTTCGGGATATTCTGTCGGCGTATGTGCGATCGACCTATCCTATAGACAGTGTAATGCCGATCGGGCATAAGTACCACGAATTCCCGTTTATCGTGTTTAGAAGCTACAGTTTAGAGCAAAGTCGGGAAAAGATGTTTACAGATAAGTACCTGTTGAGTTCTAATGAGTTGAACGTACTCAATTTGATTTTGTCTAAAAAGAGTCAATAA
- a CDS encoding type II toxin-antitoxin system PemK/MazF family toxin: MSFNPGDIITVDFPGVTGIKRRPAVVLSSATYHANRPDVIVGLITTQTTMLGITDYVLQDWEAAGLRAASVFRSFIVTLPPAANLVRIGQLSERDWQGVRVCVKLAIAE, encoded by the coding sequence GTGAGCTTTAATCCCGGTGACATTATAACAGTTGATTTCCCTGGCGTTACGGGCATTAAGCGTCGCCCTGCTGTTGTTTTGTCCTCAGCAACTTACCATGCAAATCGCCCTGATGTCATAGTTGGGTTGATTACAACTCAGACAACAATGCTAGGTATAACCGATTACGTGCTTCAAGACTGGGAAGCAGCCGGTTTACGGGCTGCATCTGTTTTTCGGAGTTTCATCGTAACATTGCCTCCTGCTGCTAACTTGGTTCGTATTGGGCAGCTATCGGAACGAGATTGGCAAGGAGTTCGTGTTTGTGTCAAGCTAGCTATTGCCGAATAG
- a CDS encoding peroxiredoxin: protein MAVKLGDTAPDFTLTSQTGTSVSLKNFRGKKNVIVYFYPKDDTPGCTAEACAFRDSYEVFKDAGAEVIGISDDSQQSHEKFASKYQLPFTLLSDTGNKVRQLYGVPPTLWIMPGRVTYVIDKQGVVKHIFDSMLDFKAHISEALKTLEAIKS, encoded by the coding sequence ATGGCTGTCAAATTAGGAGATACTGCACCGGATTTTACCTTAACGTCGCAAACTGGCACATCAGTTAGCCTCAAGAACTTTCGAGGTAAAAAAAATGTCATCGTCTACTTTTACCCCAAAGACGATACACCGGGATGCACGGCGGAAGCTTGCGCTTTTCGTGATAGTTATGAGGTTTTCAAAGATGCTGGTGCAGAAGTAATTGGGATTAGCGATGATTCGCAGCAGTCTCACGAGAAATTTGCCTCGAAATATCAGTTACCTTTTACTTTGTTGAGCGATACGGGGAATAAAGTTCGGCAATTGTACGGGGTTCCGCCTACACTGTGGATTATGCCGGGTAGGGTGACTTATGTGATTGATAAACAAGGTGTTGTCAAGCATATTTTTGACTCAATGTTGGATTTTAAGGCTCACATTTCGGAAGCGCTGAAGACTTTGGAAGCTATCAAAAGCTAG
- the cas2 gene encoding CRISPR-associated endonuclease Cas2, with the protein MTSIFAKTRFLTTHKIVLFYIVVYDMPDDKRRQKVHDLLKGYGTWVQYSTFECVLTSRKFAELQKRLSKLVVLTEDSIRFYPLSSHTLSQVEVWGVGREITGPPKSVII; encoded by the coding sequence GTGACGAGTATTTTCGCAAAAACCCGGTTTCTGACTACCCATAAGATTGTGTTGTTTTATATTGTGGTTTACGATATGCCGGATGACAAACGCCGCCAAAAGGTACACGATTTGCTTAAGGGTTACGGGACTTGGGTGCAGTATTCGACTTTTGAATGTGTGCTGACTTCGAGGAAGTTTGCGGAACTTCAGAAGAGACTTAGCAAACTGGTGGTTTTGACTGAGGATAGCATCAGGTTTTATCCGCTATCGAGTCATACTTTGAGCCAGGTGGAGGTTTGGGGTGTGGGGCGCGAGATTACTGGGCCGCCTAAGTCTGTGATTATCTGA
- the csx18 gene encoding CRISPR-associated protein Csx18, translated as MYTTLRAANVRNLSIALVNGTVALIILLIAPLGLAAVITNTLLVTAAIAADQITRYLQPSRAQ; from the coding sequence ATGTACACAACATTGCGCGCCGCTAACGTCCGCAACCTGTCCATCGCCCTTGTCAACGGTACAGTCGCCCTCATAATTCTTCTGATCGCACCCCTCGGATTGGCTGCGGTAATTACTAACACCCTCCTCGTCACGGCTGCGATTGCGGCAGACCAAATCACTCGCTACCTGCAACCCTCGCGCGCTCAATGA
- a CDS encoding RAMP superfamily protein codes for MKVIPNAHKKVPMMFRAQVRDRSQLQYLDPKKKKAGEKQDVELWADEWIDKAELISGENAQDITTDTFQAKSYQISWRFVTNGGQDDGMLRPVIGASGIPFYPGSSMKGAFRQACEQLEKKGDIPLGSCNNYCGDDLEITPGLLRFQGAYPINDWTIGLLDLVHPQQGWQVMTRDTNDKPRGESAYAQISLYQPTLRFAISCSKPLLPDRWQQIWQIWEQAIAAGLGSKVSTGYGQINQTSHPIVYRAKLKGQGQAAKLIDDTGEFRPNIFRAAIRGHALRIFGGLTDSETAQQLVENLFGGIQQREATVGLLGFQFQASKSDIKPFGSGKYAQPAYEVEGELVWFLAKPLATPNQELILKKLVGKLMQFAMILGGFGKSWRRVDHRKFFEEYYEDSYKALIGCHWQWLGENTQGRNVQVSGLKQVSGFLDNVRQTAREWIQSQNNPLREAEWAQDWRESWHPSNVQVWGRIADNADESAAVRWFHKPYQQRIQGIQSEGSIYRSPVTGKIGQISLIWHRMYPLIVLRRDPENPRKPIIRPSPRYLEIITIFPDESTESNDFLDFMNSHPEQFEQLWGDKN; via the coding sequence ATGAAAGTAATTCCTAATGCACACAAAAAAGTTCCGATGATGTTTCGCGCACAGGTGAGAGATCGATCGCAACTGCAATATCTTGATCCTAAAAAGAAAAAGGCAGGTGAGAAACAAGATGTTGAACTGTGGGCAGATGAATGGATAGACAAAGCTGAGTTAATCTCTGGGGAAAATGCCCAAGATATAACAACTGATACTTTTCAAGCAAAGTCTTATCAAATCTCTTGGCGTTTTGTCACCAATGGCGGGCAAGATGATGGAATGCTCCGCCCTGTAATCGGTGCTTCAGGGATTCCTTTTTATCCTGGTAGCAGTATGAAAGGAGCATTTCGCCAAGCTTGCGAACAGTTAGAAAAAAAGGGTGATATACCACTAGGAAGCTGTAATAATTATTGCGGCGATGATTTAGAAATCACGCCGGGTTTATTGCGATTTCAGGGTGCTTACCCGATTAATGATTGGACAATAGGGTTATTAGATTTAGTTCATCCTCAACAGGGTTGGCAAGTGATGACTCGTGATACTAATGATAAACCAAGAGGTGAAAGTGCTTATGCTCAGATTTCTCTTTATCAACCAACCCTGAGATTTGCGATTTCCTGTTCTAAACCTTTGTTACCAGATCGGTGGCAGCAAATTTGGCAAATTTGGGAACAGGCGATCGCAGCCGGATTAGGTTCAAAAGTCTCTACAGGTTATGGACAAATTAACCAAACCTCTCACCCAATTGTTTATCGAGCAAAACTCAAAGGGCAAGGACAAGCTGCTAAACTGATTGATGATACTGGAGAGTTTCGCCCGAATATCTTTCGGGCAGCCATTCGCGGTCATGCCTTAAGGATTTTTGGTGGTTTAACAGATAGTGAAACCGCACAACAATTAGTGGAAAATTTGTTTGGAGGTATCCAGCAAAGAGAAGCAACTGTTGGACTCTTAGGATTCCAGTTTCAGGCTTCTAAATCAGATATCAAGCCTTTTGGTTCTGGAAAATATGCTCAACCCGCTTATGAAGTTGAGGGGGAATTAGTTTGGTTTTTAGCTAAACCATTAGCCACTCCTAACCAAGAATTAATCCTGAAAAAATTAGTTGGCAAATTAATGCAGTTTGCCATGATTTTGGGAGGATTTGGTAAATCATGGCGACGAGTCGATCACCGCAAATTTTTTGAAGAGTATTATGAAGACAGCTATAAAGCGTTGATTGGTTGTCACTGGCAATGGCTAGGAGAAAATACCCAAGGTCGAAATGTACAGGTTAGCGGATTAAAACAGGTAAGTGGTTTTTTAGATAATGTCCGACAAACAGCTAGAGAGTGGATACAATCTCAAAACAATCCACTACGAGAAGCTGAATGGGCACAAGATTGGCGAGAATCTTGGCATCCTAGTAATGTTCAGGTTTGGGGTAGAATTGCGGACAATGCTGATGAAAGTGCAGCCGTGCGTTGGTTTCACAAACCTTACCAACAAAGGATACAAGGCATTCAGTCAGAAGGATCAATTTACAGATCGCCTGTTACTGGAAAAATTGGGCAAATAAGTCTTATTTGGCATCGAATGTATCCTTTGATAGTTCTGAGAAGAGATCCTGAAAATCCTAGAAAGCCGATTATTAGACCTAGCCCTCGCTATTTGGAAATTATCACGATCTTTCCAGATGAATCAACAGAGTCAAATGATTTTTTGGATTTTATGAATAGCCATCCTGAACAGTTTGAACAGCTTTGGGGAGATAAAAATTAA
- a CDS encoding RAMP superfamily CRISPR-associated protein, which produces MYKKAYGIIETLAPLHVGATAGEESGNLNLIFRDQFTQTGIIPGSSIRGRFRADLRDREPGEEQIWYGHEAVDGRSDGGTTEAIVKFEYASLVWFPVFCPGQPVVWVSCPLLLKRFKRIAGITANIPQPYTAQRGLQGRQMEDRGKILFFNLGFLEMEHEEDLSAWIPTGTDLDANKLVVVHDNDIAMLHDMALYRQSRVKLGSKEKPNEKKVDGGAFFNTEALPEGSILVFPIALKETGWKPFGENENTSDLYFGGLESIGFGRCFVSLIGDYQ; this is translated from the coding sequence ATGTACAAGAAAGCCTACGGCATCATTGAAACGCTAGCTCCCTTGCACGTCGGTGCAACAGCGGGAGAAGAAAGTGGGAATCTTAATTTGATTTTCCGCGATCAATTTACGCAGACAGGGATTATTCCTGGTAGCTCGATTCGCGGAAGATTTCGCGCAGATTTGAGAGATCGGGAACCAGGAGAAGAACAAATATGGTATGGACATGAAGCTGTTGATGGTCGTTCTGATGGCGGTACAACCGAAGCAATTGTCAAGTTTGAATATGCTTCACTTGTCTGGTTTCCTGTATTCTGTCCTGGTCAGCCTGTGGTTTGGGTAAGCTGTCCTTTGCTGTTAAAAAGGTTTAAGCGGATTGCAGGTATAACAGCAAATATTCCTCAACCTTACACAGCACAAAGAGGTTTACAAGGTCGGCAGATGGAAGATCGAGGTAAAATTCTCTTCTTCAATTTAGGGTTTTTGGAAATGGAGCATGAGGAGGATTTATCAGCCTGGATTCCTACGGGGACAGATTTAGATGCTAACAAATTAGTAGTAGTGCATGATAACGATATTGCTATGCTGCACGATATGGCACTGTATCGGCAAAGTCGTGTTAAATTGGGATCGAAAGAAAAACCCAACGAGAAGAAAGTTGATGGTGGTGCTTTCTTCAATACAGAAGCTTTGCCAGAAGGAAGTATTTTAGTATTTCCCATTGCGTTGAAAGAAACAGGCTGGAAGCCTTTTGGCGAAAATGAAAATACATCAGATTTATATTTTGGTGGTTTGGAATCAATAGGTTTTGGTCGTTGTTTTGTATCACTTATAGGAGATTATCAGTAA
- a CDS encoding CRISPR-associated protein yields MFKYLITIQPLGFMYGSAGAFLSPENLVGKSGSKFPPDAATLSGLFFSANKDQSFAPHEELRDQLYLAGPFWAMVDNPEYFYVPLPRHKVVAEDISDEWLIKSHKWCLKSQSETEDTAEEENPPDKDESEYHWLKIDYWDDEPEYIRETRTQNPPSVAAKCWEYASILHPQIKKDERHVLPEDGLFLENAVQMKDDTCLVYLSTYPLANGWYQFGGEGHLVEIDSIKLENDSPILELLRTPIERAFALITPGVWGSNQLSYRYPKQQSFAMDHNKIKLLADKAVPYRYRIGYGDKKQEEFQTRSQGRLSRGRYAVPAGSVYVLKDPLNKNWWDFPAEWFPEKGLLKKFGCGLCLPIKVEGVDD; encoded by the coding sequence ATGTTCAAATACTTAATCACGATTCAGCCTTTAGGCTTTATGTATGGTAGTGCAGGTGCATTTCTTTCACCAGAAAACTTAGTGGGTAAATCAGGTTCTAAATTTCCTCCTGATGCTGCAACCTTATCAGGTTTATTTTTCAGTGCCAACAAAGATCAATCCTTTGCACCCCATGAAGAACTTCGAGATCAGTTATATCTCGCTGGCCCATTTTGGGCAATGGTTGATAATCCAGAATACTTCTATGTACCCCTACCTCGGCATAAAGTAGTTGCTGAAGATATTTCTGATGAATGGTTGATTAAGTCACACAAATGGTGTCTAAAATCTCAATCTGAAACTGAAGATACAGCAGAGGAAGAAAATCCACCTGATAAAGATGAATCAGAGTATCACTGGCTTAAGATTGACTATTGGGATGATGAGCCAGAATATATTCGAGAAACTCGAACACAAAATCCCCCATCTGTGGCTGCAAAATGTTGGGAATATGCCTCTATCTTGCATCCACAAATCAAAAAGGACGAGCGTCACGTTCTCCCAGAAGATGGACTATTCCTTGAAAATGCTGTACAAATGAAAGATGATACCTGTCTGGTTTATCTTTCGACCTATCCATTAGCAAATGGTTGGTATCAGTTCGGTGGTGAGGGTCATCTTGTTGAAATTGATAGCATTAAATTAGAAAATGATAGCCCCATTCTTGAGCTTTTACGTACTCCTATTGAACGGGCTTTTGCCTTGATTACGCCCGGTGTTTGGGGATCGAATCAGCTTTCCTATCGTTATCCAAAACAGCAAAGTTTTGCAATGGATCACAATAAAATTAAGTTGTTAGCAGACAAAGCAGTTCCTTATCGCTACCGTATTGGCTATGGGGACAAGAAACAAGAAGAGTTCCAGACGCGAAGTCAAGGTCGTTTGTCTCGCGGACGTTATGCCGTTCCTGCGGGTAGTGTCTATGTCTTGAAAGACCCGTTAAATAAAAATTGGTGGGACTTTCCGGCAGAATGGTTTCCAGAAAAAGGATTACTTAAAAAGTTCGGCTGTGGTTTGTGTTTGCCAATTAAAGTTGAAGGAGTTGATGACTAA
- a CDS encoding type III-B CRISPR-associated protein Cas10/Cmr2 produces the protein MSEYTAISFAPVQGFIEKSRKLRDLFGASLILSYLSSKLVKKAECLGFEVISPGCPNVKEGMPNRILVKGDKVLDRDTVQKTLLNEWQKVLEICREWVEQNVPAEKYHWSQTDEQKGRQKGEWERWGSYTWEVFWGTGKKPDEAMQDLERRKLKRDWTAINWIGESSSLSGTDAIAWHQLGKESKQPGRSLDETEQLELKRFYHHLAWILDDPYARNHKARERTKIFIPSDQELEIYFNKKEKNRSGKEGNIGGKFIAPGERLSIPELVKRLVTLPYLAKKIGMTELDEGFKDINREAGYWTGWFMGDGDKVGDKLQEIVKRNENDQPKQEHNLKIFSDLMRRWGNEFQEKQDLFPEGKGRVIYAGGDDFFGVLYSEETKTQETPEKVKPIEAFNWLLTLEKQWEELQKQIKQELELDFTYSVGFVWAGHSVPQRDILQHCREAEKRAKSLGRDRVTIRVVFNSGQCVQWTCPWDYLHILKKYKDRDGKSWGQNPNWSHIYSDWAQLKARHAIELKDTATTVNEDIALSIFKLYFDDMSGFENQRLKIFKNNTDTPEKIAQWIDGLVNVGWQLCSNT, from the coding sequence ATGTCTGAATACACTGCGATCAGCTTTGCCCCCGTGCAGGGCTTTATTGAAAAATCCCGTAAACTCCGAGATTTGTTTGGGGCTTCTCTGATTTTGTCTTATCTGAGTTCTAAACTTGTGAAAAAGGCAGAGTGCCTTGGCTTTGAAGTCATTTCTCCCGGATGTCCTAACGTGAAAGAAGGAATGCCAAACCGAATTCTAGTTAAGGGCGACAAGGTATTGGATCGAGATACTGTACAGAAAACTCTCTTAAATGAGTGGCAAAAAGTGTTGGAAATTTGCCGAGAATGGGTAGAACAGAACGTACCCGCTGAAAAGTATCATTGGTCACAGACGGATGAGCAAAAAGGACGACAGAAAGGCGAATGGGAACGCTGGGGGAGTTATACCTGGGAAGTATTTTGGGGAACTGGTAAAAAGCCCGATGAAGCAATGCAAGATTTAGAACGCCGCAAGCTGAAGCGAGATTGGACAGCTATCAACTGGATTGGTGAGAGTTCCAGCCTATCAGGGACAGATGCAATTGCTTGGCATCAGTTAGGGAAGGAATCGAAACAACCAGGGCGATCGCTCGATGAAACTGAGCAACTAGAACTAAAACGGTTTTATCATCACCTCGCTTGGATTTTGGACGATCCTTATGCTCGTAATCATAAAGCAAGAGAGCGAACAAAAATCTTTATTCCTTCAGATCAAGAATTAGAAATTTATTTTAATAAAAAAGAGAAAAACCGCAGCGGAAAAGAAGGAAACATCGGTGGCAAGTTTATTGCTCCTGGTGAGAGATTAAGTATTCCTGAATTGGTAAAGCGTCTAGTAACGCTACCATATCTTGCCAAGAAAATCGGCATGACAGAATTAGATGAAGGCTTCAAAGATATTAATCGTGAAGCTGGATACTGGACAGGCTGGTTTATGGGTGATGGCGACAAAGTTGGAGATAAGCTTCAAGAAATTGTCAAGCGAAATGAAAATGATCAACCAAAGCAAGAACACAATCTCAAAATATTCAGTGATTTAATGAGGCGGTGGGGAAACGAGTTTCAGGAAAAGCAAGATTTATTTCCTGAAGGTAAAGGACGTGTCATTTATGCTGGTGGCGATGACTTTTTTGGAGTGCTTTACAGTGAGGAAACCAAAACACAAGAAACACCGGAGAAAGTAAAACCGATTGAGGCATTTAATTGGTTATTAACTTTAGAGAAACAATGGGAAGAATTGCAAAAGCAAATCAAGCAAGAACTTGAGCTTGATTTTACCTACAGTGTTGGCTTTGTTTGGGCTGGGCATAGCGTACCACAGCGAGATATTTTGCAGCACTGTCGGGAGGCGGAAAAACGGGCAAAGAGTTTGGGGCGCGATCGCGTTACAATTCGAGTAGTTTTTAACAGCGGTCAATGCGTGCAGTGGACTTGTCCTTGGGATTACTTACACATTCTCAAAAAATACAAAGACCGCGATGGTAAAAGCTGGGGACAAAACCCCAATTGGAGTCACATTTACAGTGATTGGGCGCAATTGAAAGCGCGTCATGCGATCGAACTTAAAGATACTGCTACAACCGTAAATGAAGATATAGCTTTATCGATTTTTAAGCTGTATTTTGACGACATGAGTGGTTTTGAAAATCAACGGCTAAAGATTTTCAAGAATAATACTGATACACCGGAAAAAATTGCTCAGTGGATCGATGGTTTAGTAAATGTGGGTTGGCAACTATGTTCAAATACTTAA